One Portunus trituberculatus isolate SZX2019 chromosome 22, ASM1759143v1, whole genome shotgun sequence genomic window, AGTATGTTCTATTAATAATCAAATGGTTTAGAATATTTACCAGAACTTGCATATACACAGTAAGAAAAACTCATGCCTGACACACAATAAACGTCCAACAATAGCATACAAGTTTCCGACATAGTATCAATAAATTTAGACGAACTGAGGTAATTTCACACACATCACGTTGACGCACATCTATCTAGCTATATCATACAGAATTTATAGGATCTTACCTCCATTATGTGAGGGGCGTGGGAGCAGGAGCAACTCTTCGCAATTCAGATTTCCGCAGCTTCAGCCAAAATGAGACGCTTGCTTGACTTTGGGGCTGCCCGTATGTGTCGTAGATGGCTGTAAGTGGTCGGAGAGTGATGAGAAGACGTATATGCCGCTATTGCTTGATCACAGAGAGACACGATCTATAAGTCACCGCTTGTCCACCAAAAACGCGCGAAAACATGTGATTTAAGTATTTCAAGAAAGATGCCTGCCCGCTAAAGGGTTAATAGTCAGTATCCACTGTTCTCATTAGCTTCTTCTAAAATTAAACAGGAATATCAAACACTTGTAACACTTACATCTacaggaagagcaggagaacgGGAAGGCTTCATCTCAGGAGGGCTTTATCTCACTACACCTGAAATAAAAACCGATGAAATTAACCTCAAAACAAAATTAGAATACAGAAAATCTAAGCAGCGTTCATAGCACATTAAATTATTCCTCATAAGTTGCTGTCTTTTTGTGTTATGTTCTAATACTCCTAGAAGGGCTTTATCTCACTAAACCTAAAATAAAAAGGGATAGAATCAACCTTAAAACTAGCATACAGAACAAAACTAAACAGCTTTCATGGTACACTGaatcattcttcatatgttgtTTCTTGTGTTACGTTCTAATGTTCCTAGAATGGCCTTATCTCACTAAACCTACTCGTAAAATAAAAAGGGACATAATGAACCTTACAACTAAACtagagaacagaaaagaaactaaGCAATGTTAACAGCAAATTGATCCATTCTTCATATGCTCCTGTGTTCTTGTCTTATGTTATAATGTTCCTAGAATGGTCTTATCTTACTAAACctgaaataaaaagggagataaTTAACCTTAAAACTAAATTAGAGTGCAGAAAAACTAAGCAGCGTTCACATCATATTAAATCAATCTTCATATGCCGCTTTGCTCTTGTGTTATGTTCTAATGTTTCTGCGTTTCTTGGCAGGGGTGGACAGGTTCCGTCAGTCCCCGTGTCCCGTGGCAGGAGAGTACACGGGCGTCATTCCAGACAACTCAATGCTCTGTGCTAAGCTTTACTCAGACTGCAACAACCCGGAGATCATGTTCTACACTGTGTTCTTCTGCAGCAACCGTTCTGATGTGATTGAGGGTAAGTTCTGTCTTCTGAGAGGGAATGTAGACAAGAAGTGTAATTTGTGCAGTCAGCTGGTTCACGAGACTGTCTATTGCCAACAGTTGTTAAAAGGGagtggagaaggggaagggataaTTTGCCAGTTTACCTTTTTAAcctcattcagtaccatgacgcgtttccatattcactctgcttactatttgacgatttaatacagcttcagaaacccatgtgGTGGAtccaaatagtgaagactgtggccactaaccttctgacctccttaggcctttcctaatgtcaacaaaatcatctaatcgtacccaaaactcaaggcaaagaaatgtgccccagtactgaaggggttaaacctttTCTTGCTAGTCAGGAAATGGCACAAGCTATGAAGGATATCATTAACTATCCTTATCAGTGACTATTTCTTGTAGACTGTAAATAGAGAAGgcagaaaaaagataagataacacTGTACGTTGAATAATTCTCTCTTACTAGAATCAAACGCTGTTATTACTTATTTGTACAGGGAAACATTACTAAGCATCCTTTTCTCTATGGACAGAGCGAGAGTACAGGTGCTTGGGTCAATGGGTGGAAGGGGACATCACCTTCACCTACACTGAGAGGCGAGACCAGGCCACCTACGAGTGTTTTGCTGGCGAGGTGGTGGACGATGACGAAATCTTTATCATGGAAGCCGGGGTGAACTGCCAGCGAGGTCTTGAAGCGCTGAGTTATGGCATGAAACTGGTGAAGcaaggttagtagtagtagtagtagtagtagttatagtagtagtaatggtagtagaagtggtggtagtagtagtagtagtagtagtagtagtagtagtagtggtagagacagtggtggtagtagtagtagtagtagtagtagtagtagtagtagtagtagtagtagtagtagtagtagtagtagtagtagtagtagtagtaatagtagtagcagcgacAAAAACACCAAATCTTTCACTTTTCAGTATTCTACCATATAATGAACCTCAAACCTTCAAAACAGATCTAAATTCAAGATTCAACAAGCTAACTCCAATAAAAATCCTCATTTACTAGTACAACAACCTTAGCTCACCCTAAGAGTAGTGCTCTCtttaccaccacacaccacttcccTTTCCTAACACCTAACATACTCTTCCTTTCAGCACCGTGTTTGAACGATCCCAGCCTCGGAGGGAGAACCAAACCCCAGCCCGCCCCACGGCCCCCCTGGTGGACCACTACACGCTATCCCTGGGGCAAGAAGGCAGACACATCCAAGCCCACGGGATCAGGGAAggaggatgatggaggaggagcgagCGAGCTGACACCtacttatctccttcctttgttcttagTCTTCGTTACTCTTCATTGGTGttgggtgtagtgtgtgtgtgtgtgtgtgtgtgtgtgtgtgtgtgtgtgtgtgtgtgtgtgtgtgaagataggTAGCTAGTAGGTAGAAGAACTCACTTTAATTAGGGTATGTGTGTAGAATCGCGTAGTAGAAAGGTAGGTACGGTACGGACACTCACTATGACCAGAGCCACGCTAGGTCAGCCAGTGAAGGACAAAGCAATTACTAAAATCTTGCACTAAAACTGTTACATattagaggaaagaaggagttatTAATTAGTCCACATATGTATTCAGCTTTCTTCAAGGTCATCAATTGTAAACACTCAAGACTTTTCGTAAACTCGCAGTAAACTCAACATGCAAGGAATGTATTGACAATAAATGTGGTAACGAGTCTACAATTTTACCAAAGAAAGAATTAGTCCTAGTAACACATTGTTGCCTCAAAATTCCGTCCACATTTTCTCTGTCCAGACTAACAAAGGATTTCTAAGGGCCAGTTAAGGTAAATTGTGAGGAATGCATGCGATGTGAAATGTTCTGAGTGTAGAAATGAAGAGACTGAGACACAATTTACTATACCGATGGGAAACCTTAAGAATGACTGATATGAACTctgaagggaagtgaagtgagCGCAGAAGTGAGAAGACTGAAAAAGAAACCATACGAAAAATAGTGAAGTAGTGAAGAGTGAGGTGTGATGTGAGGTGTAgtgacatgaaataaaaaaagaagttggCTCACACTATTAAGAAACTATACAAACAATTCTCTAATGAAATACTGAAACCAATAGTATTTCACATTAAATACACAATGCAGCAAGTTTTCAGTTAGCTCAGCCTTTGTGTATTGCTGAGCGGGACTCCCCATCCGGTTATTTGTGTATCAGTCTTTGTATAACCTATCAGTTCAGTTACTTGAACACAACGCTACGCTTGATCTGTGGGGCGCGTTTCTATATTAAGGCACGGCTTGAAGCTTTCACTATTGTTATGATCCTGTACATATTTTGTGTACATATCTGTAAATACGTCGATGATACTCGTATTTGTTtaacatgaataaagaaaatggcttGTACTGTGTTCCATTTGCTTTACCAGAAAAGTTTGGTGAGCACTGTTTGTGTTGAGTGGTGGTGTCTGGCAGTGATGGAAAGGTAAGGGATCTAAAACACCGATGAAAAATACGTCATAAGTGTTCCCTATCACTGTCACTCCTGTCAGACTCCGGTCGGTGTAACACTAACATCGCTCACTTGGCAGATTGGCGTGACGGTCAATTGTTCTACTCAGActcgcattctcaaacacttcagtGCGTCACCTCCAGTAtttcaaaggctttatttaaatttacacgggtttttaaggtgtttttacggttctagaggcagagtgacaagatttatacagtattaatagtagaaaactcttgaaaacaccgctaaccatctctgtggccttgaaaaatagtcgtggtgagagagcaaagcgtttccgaATACGGGCCTCATTAAACACTAACGCTGATAAAACACATCCTGgctatttaacacacacacacacacacacacgcacacgcgcacacacacacacacacacacacacactctccagcCGGGAGCGAAGTGTCGGTCTCGATCCAGCCACAGCTCCTCCCTTAATAACGAAAGACAAGCCAATACATCCCCcaaccacactcacacacacacacacacacacacacacacactctctctctctctctctctctctctctctctctctctctctgtgtgtgtgtgtgtgtgtgtaagaggactggcaactaagtgagccattttttatttttttgttgctcttggccagcttaccattcttacataaacacacacacacacacacacacacacacacacacacacacacacacacacacacagccacctacCCACCAAGACCCACATCCTCGGATTGGGAGCCAGGTGTGGGTCCTTGTCCTGGGGACTCCCTGGATGACGCCACATATAtacgttacgcaaatcattttgaaaatgaggattcccagaaaggcagctggacacaaatgctataaaaattctgactcgttatcaataaAAACTAAGtcttaaaatataaaaacattgcCAGGATGAGGAATAATAAAACTATTTAAAAAATCGTACTAATTAAAGTGTTGGAATATCGACATGCTTAAAAACAATTttaaagcccaccaatttcattaaACAAAATCGATAACGTTTTCTAAAAATTATAACTATAATTttgatatatcaaaacctggcaacacgcagaattagaaaaataaataatttaaaaatgacgttgtttacaatattaacagggcTACAAACTAATTTCAGAATCCACATATTTAACTTTTCAGGAGCCTTGTACACTTTTCACATCATAAACtaacttttgaaaacacaaacgctTCGCTACagcctcaaataaaaaatcacagatagcgggaATGAaaatttttacgtattttcgGCCTCTCATTCAAGTCCTAAACACACTCCAAATCACCGCGCTTCACTCAACTCAaacatggaagacacgtaaaacacaacgaactatcattagaaacccttaaaaggtaCTTGTGACTCCAAATAAATTAACGGAGACAAATATGTATACAATAGTGGAAGTCGATGATCTTGGACCGGCAGAGCATTTTAGCGGGAgccgctgatgacgtcacgTCCCGGCCCCTTCTCCTCACTGGGCCTCCATAACATACAAATCAGAAAATTGCAGACAATTTCAACAACGTACATGAAAGATTAGGGctatggctccactttgtgacctggctgttcctgtaatgagtgagaattaagacagataatggctgagagagaggcagggggtCAGGAGATTGGTTTGTTGACGTATTGAGTACTTGGATTATTGGGCCTTTTTAATTATCGGCATGCGTTTGTTCACCGATATGTTGTCCTATTGTGAGGCTCTGACATGGCAGCACTGTGGAATGATGAGCTACACCAAtgtattacttacgttagcaaAAAGACTGTTTGGCGGCGGCTGCCTGTGTCACCAGCGGGTCCAGtgacccacccacacaccgctGTCCTCTTTTGTGTCGTCAGCACTGTATAACTAGgcaacctctgattactgagaggctacacacgCACTAATCTTTtcgtttttatcagttttatcaGTATCTTCGTCTTCACTTCTCTCAGTGTCTCACCGTGTCCTGCCAGGCTGCTCACAGCGTTACACACAAACTTACGGCAGGCCGGACAACCGCGACCGCTTTCCACGAAAAGCATTTGGCAACAATATTGAGATTAATTTGCCACAGTCCACACGAATACACTAATATCTTTACACATGTTTATATATGACACACCAACAAATAGGTACACACAcatttgtatgtatgtcagCTCCCTACTTAATTAAAGCATTTTCCTTCAAATATTTCTAACAAAAATTACCTCTGTCATCCTATTTTCATGGCAGTTGTCATTGGCAACAGTTGTTTCTGACGTAAGCCAACTGGCCTGCCTGCCTgtaatctttctctccctatctgGGGTTACCAAATGCTGCTGCTGAGACATGATGGCTATTAGGATTGACCAGGAGTCAAATGGTGGCGTCTGTAAGAGGACATCTCATACAACAGCCTAACATTATTGACAGTCTTAGGAGTGCAGTGAAGTAAACGCTTGGCCAACTACATAGCTACTTTGCCTTTTATCTCACACAAGTACAGTACATAAGCTTACAACAATTATAATAGATACCCatatcacattttcttcttgttccaaTGGTTTTCTTTAATGAAGCTCGTAGCCGCCGCTGCACCACACCCGTAACACTACTTACTAACCAACTGTGTCTCGTAGTGTTCAGTCTctttacctcacacacacacacacacacacacacacacacacacacacgagtgcaTTGTTCccccatcacatcaccacaccacaacatctATCATGACATCAATTTTAGTCCCGCTACCAACACCAGTAAATTTTAGCGAAGTTTACCTTAAATTTACTCTCGTGATTGCTTTCAGTATTCACATATGAGTTCGAAGCTTATCTTTGCCGCTTACTCTGAGGTCTCTACACTAACTACGTGAATAGCTAGTTAAGATTTTATTTGCGACATATGATACAATACTGACACTTGGATTGCTAGTAGTTTTAGTGAGGATATTCTCGATAGAAGCTTCGTGTTTTTGTGTAGAGTGTGGTAAGCCTCTGTAACCTGTGAAATGTCAGGTGCTATTGTGAGACTGGCTATGGGAACCTGTCTTTAGAAATTCCGTATTTTgaaatgcttctctctctcaccacgactatttcgaGAGGCCACATAGATGAGTAGCTGGTGCTCATGACTGCCTTCCTCCCTTAATAACGCAgagatcttgttaatgtgtcactgaagccatgaaaacacccttcagaACTCGTGTAGTTTCAACTTAGAGGTTTTGAATGTAGCGGTGATGCAGTGTTCCAGTGAACGGTCGTTACTCAGACTACAATGGATGCTTGAAGCGGAAtaactaccgtgtgtgtgtgtgtgtgtgtgggtgtgtgttgcgTAACTGAGTATAGTTTGCTGATAACACTTGAAGGTGTCCATGTAgcctactaagcgtttcagagagtttgagggcacgtttttctagaataactttgtaaggaaaacgcatatcattatgaaattttgccacagtgtatttgacaccctccccgaatatcccaatgtgtcataAATCGTAAACAGTATATAATGACAACTTCATTGACACCATGCACAAATATCGCCGCCACGGACTCATGGTCCGCAGACGCAATGTCATAAGTGCTAGGCTTAGATTAGGTTACCGACCAGTGTGGCAGGTTTCCCAGGCTGAGGATGTGCCTCACTATTCCACCTGTAAGTTGTGTCACCTTGCCAACGCCAATACCCTCAAACATTATTGTCTCGCGTGCCCCACAGTGAGAGACTTGCTACCACAAGGACAGGATTTAATATTTATATGTAAATATCTCCTGAATGATAACTTGGATTTGATGCTCATGAGACATCAATATTTTGGTGGTTACTAAATGTAAATATTTAAGTTttctaatttgtgtgtgtgtgtgtgtgtgtgtgtgtgtgtgtgtgtgtgtgtgtgtgtgtgtgtctggattcCAGTGTGTCCTGCGAGACATGTTTACTGTTACAAATGTGAATATTTCAGTTTTCtactttgcgtgtgtgtgtgtgtgtgtgtgtgtgtgtgagtccgtGGCGGCGATATTTGTGCGTGGTGTCAATGAAGCTGTCATAATGCTGTATGGATGGATACAGTATCAGCACGCTCGGTGTTCCTACGATTCACTGTCAGGGCATTAACTGCAGAAAACCGTGTATTTCTGTAGCACCGTAAGGAGGGCGCGGCACACACTACAGGCATGGGGAGACCACACGCAGCCTTAGCAAGACCGTCCACAGTATCATTAGCCATGAGTCCCACGTGAGACGGCACCCATAGAAAGGACACAACTAAAGCACTGTCACGGGCAGTGGCCAGGccagccgacacacacacagagagagagaaagagagagagagagagagatagagaggaggtaGGGGAATACATAgacggggagggggagggagggaggaaggaagggagcgaaATATGGGGATGGcgatggaagaaagggagggtaggagcagggggagggactatgtgggtggagcttgttactacgtcacagatagtactacgtcaccatttctcaccacttgtccgtttcttcgtgagggataagtgactttatatactgttgacgattcttgacacattggaatattcggggagggtgtcaagtacactgtggcaaaatttcataatgatatgcgtgttccttacaaagttattctagaaaaacgtgccctcaaactctctgaaacgcttagtagttGACTCTTATCggagtttggagagagagagagagagagagagagagagagatcaccacTCCTCCACTTTCTAATGAACTAAGATTCTCACCGTTACCAAAATACGTACATAATGTAACACTTCTTTTGATGATCTCACATTCACCTCACATTTCACTCAATCTCATCGTGTCTGTGGCACCAACATTATAAATAACTTCCTGAGAATGTTCCCAGCTTTAGTTCATTATTCATTGTGTCCTTTGCTCCTCTTATCAGCTTCACAGTGATGCAATTGTGTGTACAGAGTCATGTTAGTGTGGTGAAATAAGGTGTGATATGATATGGCATGCTGGTGatagtgtgtatgtttgtgacAGTGAGTCAATGTAAGGTCAGGGATGAAGTGTGAGTGACAGTGTGGCACAGAGAttggtgtgttagtgtgagaTGAATTAGACGTGACATGCAGCGTGAATGAGTGTGCcactgagggagagtggggTGATTTGCGTGATAGCGTGAGTCACGGCGGTCGATGCATGGATAGGATGTGGTTCAGAGATTTATCAGCAAGCGGAAATATAGAAGTGtaggaaacaaaaacaggaattcAGGGAAGCAAGGTAATGTGATGGTGAGCGTGAGCGAGTGGAGCGGACACGATGCTCTGCTATGCACTgtggtgagtgactgactggcgTGTGGCAGTGCTGAGTGCAGTGCAACCATCACTCAGCGCTGCGTTTGACGCCTTCATCCTCCAGACAGCAATGGCCTTTTATTCCGTGCCGTCTGTTGGCCGTGTGACCCTGTGGCCTCCCACCTCCGTGCTTCGACTGACACGTGGCCAGTGAGGGTCGTGGTGTTGGTGGTCGTGACAGGCCGTCCTGTCACGACGTCTCAATGGTGGagggtaggggtggtggtggtgttgtagtatTCCAGGATGCCAGACCACAGCTGCGTCAGATTCATCCCGCGCAGGTGGAACCATGCCAGCTTGTTGCCCACATCACTCTCATTGAATGCCGCAATGCCGAAGCGCTCATTGGGGATGCCGGAGATTTTGATGCCGCTCTGCTTGGCCAGCAGGCCGGTGATGTACGCGTCGTCCACCCATAGGAACTTCACCGCGGCAGACGCCCGCAGCAACCTGGACACTTCCTTGGTGGGCAGCAGCCATAGGATGCCTTGGCAGAAGGGCGGGTATCGTCTGCCAGGAAACTCCTTTCGCATCACTCTCCAGCGGCCCTTCCTATACACACGCTGCGCCTTCAACAGTCTGCAGTGCAGGTTGTTCCTGTCCTTGCTGTTGTCGAACTCCTCGATGAAGCTCTTCAGGACGTGGGTGTCGACGAGCAGGTCGTCGTCCGCATGGAGCGTCCACGGCACATGGGCACAGTGTTTGTTGACCCAGTAGAGGGCAGAGAGTGCCTTGTATGTTAGGAGGCGATACTGGTCCCCGTAATCACCCTGCGGCGAGATAAGGACGCGTCAATGAGGTTAGAGTTACAAGTACTAGTTACACACCACCAGTACGGACATGCCTTGCCGCTGAGTGTGTCGTCGTGGCCAATGAACGGCTTATATCCAGTGTGGCAAGCCCGGTACAGCCATGCCCACGCCTTCCTTACCTGCACAATGTCATGGTAAAGCTCACTCTCGTGGTTTACAATGTTGCTTTCCTCGGTGCTCTTGGCGCGGCCC contains:
- the LOC123507443 gene encoding beta-1,3-galactosyltransferase 2-like isoform X2, whose amino-acid sequence is MYRRRLIWVKIVVMCVTMVLMVSLGQHQFSRTVRVKKTVKDNKPHIPNQPNQIRIGAPPDVPRHFLIEEPDACTRQGDSLEVVVFVHSAIKRVEQRSLTRLTWANSSVINMSVVFMVGRAKSTEESNIVNHESELYHDIVQGDYGDQYRLLTYKALSALYWVNKHCAHVPWTLHADDDLLVDTHVLKSFIEEFDNSKDRNNLHCRLLKAQRVYRKGRWRVMRKEFPGRRYPPFCQGILWLLPTKEVSRLLRASAAVKFLWVDDAYITGLLAKQSGIKISGIPNERFGIAAFNESDVGNKLAWFHLRGMNLTQLWSGILEYYNTTTTPTLHH
- the LOC123507443 gene encoding beta-1,3-galactosyltransferase 2-like isoform X1, with the translated sequence MYFSGRLIWVKIVVMCVTMVLMVSLGQHQFSRTVRVKKTVKDNKPHIPNQPNQIRIGAPPDVPRHFLIEEPDACTRQGDSLEVVVFVHSAIKRVEQRSLTRLTWANSSVINMSVVFMVGRAKSTEESNIVNHESELYHDIVQGDYGDQYRLLTYKALSALYWVNKHCAHVPWTLHADDDLLVDTHVLKSFIEEFDNSKDRNNLHCRLLKAQRVYRKGRWRVMRKEFPGRRYPPFCQGILWLLPTKEVSRLLRASAAVKFLWVDDAYITGLLAKQSGIKISGIPNERFGIAAFNESDVGNKLAWFHLRGMNLTQLWSGILEYYNTTTTPTLHH